The sequence TAACTGTGAAACTAATACAACAGGTCTAACAGGTTAAGGGTATACATTGCACAAAACAATGTTAGAAGGATGGAAAGACACATTTGTCTTTAGCGTGGGTTACAGTACAACACAGAAATGAAGGAAAGTTACTGAGTGAGTGTACGAGGTGTGCCTTCtaaaaaaacgacaacaaaaCCACTGATAAAGTGCTAGAACAATGCACTTCTGCtccttgattatctgctgtACTGCATTATTTGTCAATTTGAATCAACACATCTGATTTATGAATAAATGAAGTATGAAAGGTGTTTTTGCGGTGCCTACATTTCGGGGAGGCTCCCTCTATGGCCCAGTCCTGGTAGTATACATCCGGTGGGGTTCCATGGGGACCGAGGAACGGCGTTTTGGGCGTCTCACCATTCCAGAACGTCTCACTTTCTCTGGGAGAGACCGGGTCGCTGGAGGAGTGCAAGATGGTGATGGCCGGATTGAAGACCTGCGCAGCCTTTGCGGGCAAAGAGTTtattcctccttccccctcctcgtcTTCCACGTCAATCTCTAGctgtcccttctcccccctctgtctcggCGTCTCCGTCTCAAGCCAGGCCTCCGGCGCTCGGGCCCTGTCTGGGCCCCCTCCCAGCTCGCTCTCCGTCCTGCTCTCGCCGccgtggagggagagacactcCGACCGCACGCTCCTGCACTCTCCCTTGCCGCCCGCGTTCTCTTTCTCGGTCACCTCGCTTCCGTCGTCCCTCCCCTTTTCAGAGTCTCGGTCCTCCCGCCACTGGAGTGTGGCTGGCTCAAATTTGGCAGAGCtgaccatctcctcctcctcgctctccatCTTTTTCTCAGGATCCATCTCTTTCGGCCAGGGTACCTCTGCGCTCCATGCAAGGCCTTTGAATGAGGCCTCGTTAAGTAGTTCCAGGTTTGAAGGTAAGAACTCAGACATTGGTTTAGCACCCAACGTTCACACAGGTTGTTCGTCTAGTGGCTTTGGTAGTCTACGCAGTCTTGGTTGAGTTTCAATATCTATGGTCACATTATATTCCTTTGTTCTTCCTGCCAGTAGAAATCTTTAGTAGTTTTGCCTTGACCAGTGAAAGTTTCAGTTCAGGTTTGCATGACTAATGGATTCCTCTGTGTCATCCCCTGTAGGACCCAATAAAGGAAAGCCAGTTAACAAATCATACCTCCCTTTAGATAATAATCATATCTTGAGAGGGCTAGCAACTTAGTATTGCCTGATTGGAGTACTGATGTCGCTGCCATGCTCTAACAATAAGTAAGTACAataggatatatatatatatatatatatatatatatatatatatataaaataaaagaatgaatgaatgaacacgtTCACTTAATCAAGACATTTACTCTTTGCAAGTCGCTCTGAACAAAAGCGTTTGCTATTCAATAAAAATTTAAATATACCAgc comes from Hypomesus transpacificus isolate Combined female chromosome 2, fHypTra1, whole genome shotgun sequence and encodes:
- the tmem79b gene encoding transmembrane protein 79, translated to MSEFLPSNLELLNEASFKGLAWSAEVPWPKEMDPEKKMESEEEEMVSSAKFEPATLQWREDRDSEKGRDDGSEVTEKENAGGKGECRSVRSECLSLHGGESRTESELGGGPDRARAPEAWLETETPRQRGEKGQLEIDVEDEEGEGGINSLPAKAAQVFNPAITILHSSSDPVSPRESETFWNGETPKTPFLGPHGTPPDVYYQDWAIEGASPKWGSGCCNRDSLKMGVSVSTAALIFPLLVWGGYVFLPFDAPLLNGSPLRLVYTLRCSVFAVVPIVLGWLVLGVSRLRLGAVKPLCDGELEAREVGVHRRFVDDSISLFLLYFLQLAVMAPYLSQDLLKLVPLLTIIFAFGRLVYWAAAALGSSIRGFGFGLSFLPTVAMLVANLYFIFAMDAKGTIFAQEAHVPDESPSSPRQRFWG